One Lepus europaeus isolate LE1 chromosome X, mLepTim1.pri, whole genome shotgun sequence genomic window carries:
- the TFE3 gene encoding LOW QUALITY PROTEIN: transcription factor E3 (The sequence of the model RefSeq protein was modified relative to this genomic sequence to represent the inferred CDS: deleted 2 bases in 1 codon), with protein sequence MSHAAEPARDGVEASAEGPRAVFVLLEERRPADSAQLLSLNSLLPESGIVADIELENILDPDSFYELKSQPLPLRSSLPISLQATPATPATLSASSSTGGSRTPAMSSASSSRVLLRQQLMRAQAQEQERRERREQAAATPFPSPAPASPAISVVGVSAGGHTLGRPPPAQVPREVLKVQTHLENPTRYHLQQARRQQVKQYLSTTLGPKLASQALTPPPGPASAQPLPAPEAAHATGPTGSAPNSPMALLTIGSNSEKEIDDVIDEIISLESSYNDEMLSYLPGGTAGLQLPSTLPVSGNLLDVYSSQGVATPAITVSNSCPAELPNIKREISETEAKALLKERQKKDNHNLIERRRRFNINDRIKELGTLIPKSSDPEMRWNKGTILKASVDYIRKLQKEQQRSKDLESRQRSLEQANRSLQLRIQELELQAQIHGLPVPPTPGLLSLATTSASDSLKPEQLDIEEESRPGAATFHVGGGPAQSAPPQQPPAPPSDALLDLQFPSDHLGDLGDPFHLGLEDILMEEEEGVVGGLSGGALSPLRAASDPLLSSVSPAVSKASSRRSSFSMEEES encoded by the exons ATGTCTCATGCGGCCGAGCCAGCTCGGGACGGCGTAGAGGCCAGCGCGGAGGGCCCCCGAGCCGTGTTCGTGCTATTGGAGGAGCGCAGGCCAGCCGACTCGGCCCAGCTGCTCAG CTTGAACTCTCTGCTTCCGGAATCCGGAATTGTTGCTGAC ATCGAGTTAGAAAACATCCTCGATCCTGATAGCTTCTACGAACTCAAAAGCCAACCCCTACCCCTCCGCTCCAG CCTCCCAATATCACTTCAGGCTACACCAGCCACCCCAGCGACACTCTCTGCGTCGTCTTCTACAGGGGGCTCCAGGACCCCTGCCATGTCGTCGGCTTCTTCGTCTCGGGTGTTGCTGCGACAGCAGCTAATGCGGGCCCAGGCACAGGAGCAAGAGCGGCGTGAGCGTCGGGAACAGGCTGCAGCcactcccttccccagccctgcacctgcctctcctgCCATCTCCGTGGTTGGCGTCTCTGCTGGGGGCCACACATTGGGCCGTCCGCCTCCTGCTCAGGTGCCCAGGGAGGTGCTCAAG GTACAGACCCACCTGGAGAACCCGACGCgctaccacctgcagcaggcGCGCCGGCAGCAGGTAAAGCAGTACCTGTCCACCACACTTGGGCCCAAGCTGGCGTCCCAGGCCCTCACCCCACCGCCGGGGCCTGCGAGTGCTCAGCCGCTCCCTGCTCCTGAGGCTGCCCATGCTACCGGCCCCACAGGCAGTGCTCCCAACAGCCCCATGGCGCTGCTCACCATTGGGTCCAACTCAGAAAAGGAG ATCGATGATGTCATTGATGAGATCATCAGCCTAGAGTCCAGCTACAATGACGAGATGCTCAGCTATCTGCCGGGAGGTACTGCAGGGCTGCAGCTCCCCAGCACG cTGCCCGTGTCAGGGAATCTGCTTGATGTGTACAGTAGTCAGGGTGTGGCCACGCCAGCCATCACTGTCAGCAACTCGTGTCCAGCAGAGCTGCCCAACATCAAGCGGGAGATCTCTG AGACCGAGGCAAAGGCCCTGTTGAAGGAACGGCAGAAGAAAGATAATCACAATCTGA TCGAACGTCGCAGGCGATTCAACATTAACGACAGGATCAAGGAACTGGGCACCCTCATCCCCAAGTCCAGTGATCC GGAGATGCGCTGGAACAAAGGCACCATCCTGAAGGCCTCTGTGGACTACATCCGCAAGCTGCAGAAGGAGCAGCAACGCTCCAAAGACCTAGAGAGCCGGCAACGATCCCTGGAACAGGCTAACCGTAGCCTGCAGCTCCGAATTCAG GAGCTGGAACTGCAGGCTCAGATCCATGGTCTCCCGgtgcctcccaccccagggctgctctccctggccacaactTCGGCCTCTGACAGCCTCAAGCCAGAGCAGCTGGACATTGAGGAGGAAAGCAGGCCAGGCGCAGCAACGTTCCATGTAGGGGGGGGACCGGCCCAGAGTgcccccccccagcagcccccggCACCACCCTCGGACGCACTTCTGGACCTGCAGTTTCCCAGtgaccacttgggagacctgggggacCCCTTCCACCTAGGGCTGGAGGACATtctgatggaggaggaggaaggggtggtgGGAGGACTGTCAGGGGGTGCCCTGTCCCCACTGCGGGCTGCCTCTGACCCCCTGCTCTCCTCAGTAtcccctgctgtctccaaggCCAGCAGCCGCCGCAGCAGCTTCAGCATGGAGGAGGAGTCCTGA